Proteins from a genomic interval of Papaver somniferum cultivar HN1 chromosome 4, ASM357369v1, whole genome shotgun sequence:
- the LOC113272484 gene encoding TATA-box-binding protein 1-like codes for MDASGMFFSSLELQMQFPLVSSFLLPLLSSYFLIFVFDVNNHTSGIFPTRQNIVLTVNLDCKLNLIEITMKPRNADYSSRRFYAVTIRLKYPKTTGLILASEKVFCTGAKTKAQSKLEARKYARIVQILGFPVKFRGFKIHKIVSSCDVNFIIRLEGFEYSNVGKFYDDPEYFPNRMVFKMKQPDITVLISVSEKIVTTWAKERGDVYTGFEYIYPLLR; via the exons ATGGATG CATCTGGGATGTTTTTTAGTTCACTAGAGCTACAAATGCAGTTTCCATTGGTTTCATCTTTCCTGCTGCCATTACTCTCAA gttattttctgatttttgtttttgatgttaACAATCATACTTCTGGAATTTTTCCTACGAGACAGAATATCGTGTTGACTGTCAACTTGGATTGCAAATTGAATCTTATAGAAATAACTATGAAACCACGTAATGCAGACTATAGTTCCAGACGTTTTTATGCAGTTACTATAAGATTAAAATACCCCAAGACAACTGGGCTGATTTTGGCAAGTGAAAAAGTGTTTTGCACTGGTGCCAAAACTAAAGCACAATCAAAATTAGAAGCAAGAAAGTATGCTCGCATTGTACAGATTCTCGGGTTTCCAGTCAAATTTAGGGGCTTCAAGATACATAAAATTGTATCTTCCTGCGATGTCAACTTTATTATTAGGCTCGAGGGCTTTGAATATTCTAATGTTGGAAAATTTTATGATGATCCTGAATATTTCCCTAATCGTATGGTATTCAAGATGAAACAACCAGATATTACAGTGCTTatctccgtttcagaaaaaatagTTACCACATGGGCTAAGGAAAGAGGTGATGTATACACTGGATTTGAGTATATATACCCACTTCTTAGGTGA